A single Drechmeria coniospora strain ARSEF 6962 chromosome 03, whole genome shotgun sequence DNA region contains:
- a CDS encoding acetyl esterase, translated as MIPLTTLVHLAVVVMAMAASPDRVAGMENLVAFGDSYTDEGRLDYFTSHGKAPPVGSLLPPKSITFSGGYAWGRIVANRTGARFYNYAVGGAMCSNDVVGRQLDAPLVPLPSVIEYEMATYEADLAHGALYPNRRPFNTVYALWIGTNDLGVGGFLGNAQRSNRTIRSFVECVWSALDRIYETGGRRFVLMNELPLETAPMYANPGLYGKGNDRYWRDPSTYDTADGQRAVREYTTSVNTMFEYGLPFHHLVKKRWPAASVSLLDLHSLWSGVRADPMRHLDAPANLTAPYRICLSGCVKSAERLSSFMWYDELHPSERMEEIIGKSFIDVVRGASKYGTTYDRY; from the exons ATGATTCCCTTGACGACCCTCGTCCACCTGGCCGTAGtggtcatggccatggccgcaaGCCCCGACCGCGTCGCGGGCATGGAGAATCTCGTTGCTTTTGGGGACAGCTACACCGACGAGGGCCGGCTGGACTACTTCACCAGCCACGGCAAGGCGCCGCCCGTGGGCTCGCTGCTGCCTCCGAAAAGCATCACCTTCAGCGGAGGCTACGCCTGGGGGCGAATCGTCGCGAACCGCACCGGAGCAAGATTCTACAActacgccgtcggcggggcCATGTGCTCCAACGACGTCGTTGGCCGGCAGCTGGACGCGCCACTGGTTCCCTTGCCGTCCGTCATCGAGTACGAGATGGCGACGTACGAGGCGGACCTTGCCCACGGCGCACTGTACCCGAATCGTCGGCCGTTTAACACCGTCTATGCTCTGTGGATCGGCACAaacgacctcggcgtcggtggcTTCCTCGGAAACGCGCAACGGTCGAACAGGACCATCCGTTCGTTCGTCGAGTGCGTCTGGAGCGCCTTGGACCGCATCTACGAAACGGGCGGTCGACGGTTCGTCCTCATGAACGAGCTTCCACTCGAGACGGCGCCCATGTACGCAAACCCCGGCCTCTACGGCAAGGGCAACGACCGGTACTGGCGCGACCCCTCGACCTACGACACTGCCGACGGTCAGCGCGCGGTTCGCGAGTACACGACCAGCGTCAACACCATGTTCGAATACGGCCTGCCGTTCCACCATCTCGTCAAGAAGCGGTGGCCTGCCGCGTCCGTCTCCCTCCTTGACCTGCATTCTCTCTGGTCAGGCGTGCGAGCGGATCCGATGCGGCATCTGGACGCGCCGGCAAACCTGACGGCTCCGTACCGGATATGCCTTTCCGGCTGTGTCAAGTCTGCCGAGCGCTTGTCCAGTTTCATGTG GTACGACGAGCTGCATCCCTCGGAGAGGATGGAGGAGATTATCGGCAAGAGCTTCATCGACGTTGTGAGAGGGGCATCCAAGTACGGAACGACTTACGACAGGTACTGA